Within Candidatus Babeliales bacterium, the genomic segment TTAACAATTCTTCTTTGCAGAAATCGCGGATTAATTGACGTAACGGAGAGTCGGTAACGCCATCAAGTGGCGCTGCCATAAAGCGAGGAATAACCAAGTTGCCAATAGTGAGTTTTTCGGACCAAAATTCTTTATTCATAATTCGCTGGGGTTTGAGTGTGGAACGGGGTACTTTGTTCGAATGCGTATGCTGCTTGGTAAATCAGACTTTCAGAAAGTCGTGGGCCCATAAACTGCAAGCCCATTGGCAAACCAGCCTTTGAAATGCCGCAAGGCAATGAAAGAGCAGGGGTACCGGCGATGCAGTTTGGCACCAAGAAATAGTCCGCCAAATACATGGCAATTGGATCGTCAACAACTTCGCCAATTTTGAATGGCATGGTTGGTGAGGTTGGACTAACAATCAAGTCGACTTCTTTAAACGCTTCCATAAATTCAGCGCGAATAATGTTGCGCACATGCGTTGCCGTGTTGTAATATTCGCCCTTATTTTTGGAAGAAAGAGCGTAGTTGCCGGTCAAAATGCGTCGCTTAACTTCATCGCCAAATTTGTCGTGGCGCGTGTTCAGATACATTTCTTGCAATGTTTTAGCATCTTTGTTGCGGTTGCCATACAGCGAACCGTCGTAGCGCGACAAGTTTGACGCAGCTTCAACGCGACTGACCACAAAATAAACGGCGTTGCCATATTTTAAATGAGGCATAGTAACATAGTTTATGGTAGCGCCAAGGCTTTCAAGATGCTTAATTGATTCCTGAAATGATGCGCGAATCTCTTCGTTAATGCCTTCGTGCTCGGCAACGTCTTGCAAAATACCAATGCGCAAACCTTGTGGCAGCTTGCCGGTCAAATTTTTGGTGTAATCTTTCTTTTCAATTTGTAGAGAGCTTGAGTCATGCTCATCTTTGCCTGAAAGTACTGAGTTAACCAGCGCGTTGTCGTAGACCGTTTTGGTGAGTGGGCCAACTTGGTCGGTTGATGATGCAAATGCCAAAACGCCATAGCGCGAATTGTGTCCGTAGGTTGGGTACATGCCCACAAGACCGGTAAATGCGGCAGGCAAGCGTACCGAGCCACCCGTTTCAGTTCCCAGCGCAAATGGCACCAAGCCGGCAGCTACTGCAGCAGCAGGGCCTGAGCTTGAACCGCCAGAAATGCGCGTGGTGTCCCACGGGTTTTTGGTTGGGCCGTAGGCCGAAAACTCACCAGAGCCGCCCATGGCAAATTCGTCCATGTTGGCGCGTCCCAGTGAAAGACCGCCGGCACGTTGAAGCCGTTCGTGTGCGGTTGCGTTGTAGGTAGCGCGATAATTTTTTAAAATATTGGAACCGGCAGAGGTAATGCGGCCGTGTTGTGAAATGTTATCTTTCAACACGTACGGTATGCCGGCCAGTGGGCCGTTGGTGGCACACGCGCTGTTAATGGTGTGTGCATCAACATCAAAGCTTTCTAAAATGCTGTTGAGTGTGTGGTCATATTTTTTTATGCGTGCTTGGAAAAAGCTGACCACTTCTTGTGGCGAAACTTCTTTTTTTGCAAGCAACGATTGTAGTTCTTTGATTGTGATAAATGGTTTCATGCTGAGAGGTCCTTTTTTATGCGCAGGCATTAATCGAGAATTTTTGGAACAACAAAGTAATGGTCTTCGCGTTCTGGTGCTTGAGCAAGCATTTCTTCAGCGCGGTCGCATACAACAACGGCATCTTCACGAAAAACATTTACGTTGCGAACCTGTTCGGCTTCGCTGGTTTTACTAACTTCTTGGAGTTGTTTTACGTACGCCAAAATTGCAGAAAGTCGTTCAACGTAGGTATCAATTTCATTTTCTTCAAGATGCAATGAAGAAAGCTGTGCCAGTTTTAAAAGTTCTTCTCGATTAAAAGTAGTCATGTCGTCCTAAGTTTAAAAGCTTGTTTTCTCAGATGCTTTGACTTTCTTCGCCCTTTTACCCTTCGACAAGCTCAGGGTGAGCGGGCTACGAAAATAGATAAGCTACTATGTGTTGGTCTGGAGCATCCCGAGTCCCGTTCGCCCTGAGCTTGTCGAAGGGTAAAAGGGCGAGGGGTAGCTGATACGTCCTAAAAAGCTTTCACCAGTCTACGCTAAATTTCCTTTTTTTGCCACTTGTGGCTCATAATTCTGAAGAAAAAGATAGCGCCCATAACCCCAGCGTTTAGGTAATGGCAGCCGTAAATGAGGATAAAGCGCAGTGCATGGCTCTCAATAGTGAGCGTGCTTAGAAAGTATGAAACCGGTAAAAAGAAGAACAGGCACGACAATGCGCGGCCCCACATCACGCTTTTTACGTCGCCAGCGCCTCGCAAGGCCCCAGCCAAAATAACTTGCAGGCAGTCAAAAAAGACCAAAAAGCTGATGGCTGGCAACACGGCTGCGCCCAAAGCAGTATAGTGCTTTTTGGGGTCAAAAAGGCCAATGAGCAGCTCTGCGTTAAAGCAGGCAAAGAGTAAGCAGGCGCCAACGGCGGTAAAGGTGAGCATGAGCACCTTTTTAATGGTTGACGAAGCGCCCTTCGGGTCTTGTGCGCCAAGCCGATTGCTGACCAAAAAAGTAACTACTTGTGCAAAGGCCATGGCCGGTACAAAGGCAAAACGCTCAATATTTTTGACTACGTCGTAGGTTGTGATAGCGTAGGTTCCCATGTCGGCCAAGAGCTTTGAAAGCCAAACATACGCAAGTGCAAATGACGTTTTGTCCAGCATTATTGGCCAACTCAAGTTGAGTAAATGCCAGGCACGCTTAAAGTCGAAGATTGAAAAGAAGGTTGCTTTAAAATATTTTTTATAGTCGGGATTGAGCAAAATATACGCAATGGCAGCAATGTTCATAACGCCGTACTGCAAAATAGTAGCAATGGCCGAGCCGTTTAAATCCATGCGGGGAAAACCATATTTGCCCAGCACAAGTGCGTAATCAAAAAATATAAATGTTGAGATGCCCAAAAGATTAAGCAGCATGGGAATACGTGTATTTTTGATGCCGCGCATAAAACCAATAAAACTCAGCGAGACAAAAATGAGTAGCACGCCAAATGATTTTAAGCGTAAAAATGGTGCGCCAATGGCTGCCATTTCGGGCGGTACACCAAGCCACTGATAAATGGCGGTAGCACTGACAGAAATAATAGCTAATTGTGTAAAACCCAGCAGCAGGGTGGTCCAAAAGGTATTGCTCAGTTCTTCACCGCAGCGTTCATAGTTACCCGCGCCGTTAAAGCGACCAATAATAGCAATAGCCGCCACTGGCAATGCTTCGGCAAATTTAATAAGTGTGTGCATAAAATTGGTGGCCATTGCCAAAGCGCCGTAGGCCGTGGCCGTTTGTGAGTTGGCAATGATGTAAGAATCTACAATTGGCGGTAACGTGATCAGGATCATTGCTGAAATAAGTTCGGGAAGCCAGTAGCACACAATGTCTTTGACCGACTCGCCCATGTGCCAAGTCGAAATGGTGCGTTTGAGCAGTGCCTTCATTATGATCCTTTTTTTATTGCGAGAACTATGCAACGATTTTACATGGCTTCTTTCTTACCATATTTTTTTTGAATTGGAAAACTTTGCTTTGCGTGTGCAAAAAAAAGAGGCGACCGAGCGGCCGCCTCTTGGTGAGTTTATTGCAATAGTATGATTATTGTTGTGGGTAAACAGGATCATAAAAATATTGTTGTTGTTGTTGCTCGTAAGGCTGTTGTAATTCTTGTTGTGCATTGTCAGAAGCAATACGTTGCTGTGCGCTCCACTCGGCTAGTCTTGCTCTAATGTCGGCAACTGATTCTGGTGAAATATTATCAAGGTTTGCGCGTTCGTTAGGTTGTAAGCCAGCAGATTGCTGAACTGGTGCTTGTTCGGGTTCCTGTTGTTGAATAGGTTCTTGGTAATATGCTTGTTGTTGTTCAACTGTTGCTTGCTGTCTTTGCTGCTGTTCAAATTCCTGCTGTTGTTGTTCTGTCAGTTTTTTTGCTTGATCAGCAGCTTGCGTAGCAGCTTCTTGTTGTTGTTTATCTTCAATTGCTTGCGCAATAAAGGGCATAGCGACCGAAGCCACTACAGCGCTTACAACGTTTGCTGCTGACGCGGCAGTTTCTTTGATAGCGTCTTGGAGCATATCTTCAGTATCTTGAAATTCTTTTTTGGTTGCTTCAATCTGTTTGCTAGCTACTGCTTGTGCTTCTTGTAACTGTGTTGACAGTGTTTCAACAACACCAAGCAAGTTGTCGACGTATTGACGCACTGTTTTGTCTTTGCGAATTTTAGCAAGGGTATTAGCAGGTGCGGTAATTGCTTTTGCAATAGTTTCGGCAACTTCTTGCTGCGCACCAAGGGCCGTTTTAGTGCCGGCAGCT encodes:
- a CDS encoding MATE family efflux transporter, encoding MKALLKRTISTWHMGESVKDIVCYWLPELISAMILITLPPIVDSYIIANSQTATAYGALAMATNFMHTLIKFAEALPVAAIAIIGRFNGAGNYERCGEELSNTFWTTLLLGFTQLAIISVSATAIYQWLGVPPEMAAIGAPFLRLKSFGVLLIFVSLSFIGFMRGIKNTRIPMLLNLLGISTFIFFDYALVLGKYGFPRMDLNGSAIATILQYGVMNIAAIAYILLNPDYKKYFKATFFSIFDFKRAWHLLNLSWPIMLDKTSFALAYVWLSKLLADMGTYAITTYDVVKNIERFAFVPAMAFAQVVTFLVSNRLGAQDPKGASSTIKKVLMLTFTAVGACLLFACFNAELLIGLFDPKKHYTALGAAVLPAISFLVFFDCLQVILAGALRGAGDVKSVMWGRALSCLFFFLPVSYFLSTLTIESHALRFILIYGCHYLNAGVMGAIFFFRIMSHKWQKKEI
- the gatC gene encoding Asp-tRNA(Asn)/Glu-tRNA(Gln) amidotransferase subunit GatC yields the protein MTTFNREELLKLAQLSSLHLEENEIDTYVERLSAILAYVKQLQEVSKTSEAEQVRNVNVFREDAVVVCDRAEEMLAQAPEREDHYFVVPKILD
- the gatA gene encoding Asp-tRNA(Asn)/Glu-tRNA(Gln) amidotransferase subunit GatA yields the protein MKPFITIKELQSLLAKKEVSPQEVVSFFQARIKKYDHTLNSILESFDVDAHTINSACATNGPLAGIPYVLKDNISQHGRITSAGSNILKNYRATYNATAHERLQRAGGLSLGRANMDEFAMGGSGEFSAYGPTKNPWDTTRISGGSSSGPAAAVAAGLVPFALGTETGGSVRLPAAFTGLVGMYPTYGHNSRYGVLAFASSTDQVGPLTKTVYDNALVNSVLSGKDEHDSSSLQIEKKDYTKNLTGKLPQGLRIGILQDVAEHEGINEEIRASFQESIKHLESLGATINYVTMPHLKYGNAVYFVVSRVEAASNLSRYDGSLYGNRNKDAKTLQEMYLNTRHDKFGDEVKRRILTGNYALSSKNKGEYYNTATHVRNIIRAEFMEAFKEVDLIVSPTSPTMPFKIGEVVDDPIAMYLADYFLVPNCIAGTPALSLPCGISKAGLPMGLQFMGPRLSESLIYQAAYAFEQSTPFHTQTPANYE